A genomic window from Prunus persica cultivar Lovell chromosome G2, Prunus_persica_NCBIv2, whole genome shotgun sequence includes:
- the LOC18784834 gene encoding DNA topoisomerase 1 isoform X1 produces MPKHDLSDTEHEETSENSSSESEEVGKPSNGQKDRVGSSVSEYEKQRLSRIAENRERMEALGLPKIASSVMGSGQNGKRKNKKVQKGKAKVFEDDEEYRPEEEESCSYSSQEEAMEEDDDDDYLGEKTSGSRRKKVKNKGSKSKKALPRSILSNNDFINDDEALKQAIAMSLQGSVEVSAVAHSGPLQRPNVDNAKVNERKGNNQIPEDTGRKRKKSFASRLQMTEDELVLHFFQFDENCNGGLSLRDLQRVATAHDFMWTDKELADMIRCFDSDGDGKLSLDEFRKIVVRCNMIKEPEQS; encoded by the exons ATGCCCAAACACGATCTCTCAGACACGGAACACGAAGAAACCTCCGAGAACTCAAGCTCAGAGTCAGAGGAGGTGGGAAAGCCCAGCAATGGCCAAAAAGACCGAGTGGGATCATCAGTCTCAGAGTACGAGAAGCAGAGGCTATCGAGAATTGCAGAAAACAGGGAAAGAATGGAGGCTCTAGGTCTGCCTAAAATTGCTTCTTCCGTAATGGGTTCGGGCCAGAATgggaagagaaagaacaagaagGTGCAGAAGGGGAAAGCCAAGGTCTTTGAGGACGATGAAGAGTATAGGCCTGAAGAGGAGGAATCTTGTTCATATTCTAGCCAGGAGGAAGCTATGGAGGAGGATGATGACGATGATTATTTGGGTGAAAAAACATCTGGGTCACGCAGAAAAAAG GTGAAGAATaaaggttcaaaatctaagaaGGCTCTTCCCCGAAGTATTTTGAGTAACAACGATTTCATCAATGATGACGAGGCGTTGAAGCAG GCAATTGCTATGTCATTACAAGGGTCGGTAGAAGTTTCAGCTGTGGCACATAGTGGGCCTTTACAGCGCCCTAATGTGGATAATGCTAAGGTTAACGAAAGAAAGGGAAACAATCAGATTCCGGAAGATACAGggaggaagaggaaaaaaTCG TTTGCTAGTCGGCTGCAGATGACAGAGGATGAGTTGGTTTTGCATTTCTTCCAGTTTGATG AGAACTGCAATGGAGGACTTTCTCTACGGGATTTACAAAGAGTGGCAACTGCTCATGATTTTATGTGGACTGATAAGGAGTTGGCTGACATGATTCGCTGTTTTGATAGTGATGGTGATGGGAAG CTGAGTTTGGATGAGTTTCGGAAGATTGTTGTTCGTTGCAACATGATAAAAGAGCCTGAACAGTCTTGA
- the LOC18786339 gene encoding phosphatidate cytidylyltransferase 4, chloroplastic: MATTSYFQLHRCSPISLSLSSRCSCPCRPSPSKTLVLTRHRAKLGHLDLLFDGNRRALGLGRNGALASRRLIAVAARAEPERLSEDNAHQEVHKGHKLSMSEDAVSEHQQKASQLKKRIFFGLGIGLSVGIVVLAGGWVFTAAVAAAVFVGAREYFELVRSHGITAGMTPPPRYVSRVCSVICALMPLVTLYRGQIDVSVTSAAFFVAMALLLQRGNPRFAQLSSTMFGLFYCGYLPCFWVKLRCGLAAPALNTSFGSAWPILLGGQAHWTVGLVATLISFSSIIAADTYAFLGGKAFGRTPLTTVSPKKTWEGTIVGLGGCIATSVVLSRIFCWPKSLLSAIAFGFLNFFGSVFGDLTESMIKRDAGVKDSGSLIPGHGGILDRVDSYMFTGALAYSFVKTFLPLYGV; this comes from the exons ATGGCAACGACGTCGTATTTCCAACTCCATCGGTGCAGTCCaatctcactctctctttcctctcgtTGCTCTTGTCCCTGCCGTCCCTCGCCCTCCAAAACCCTAGTTCTCACTCGTCACCGCGCAAAGTTGGGTCATCTGGATCTCTTGTTCGACGGAAATAGACGTGCGCTGGGGCTTGGCCGAAATGGAGCTTTGGCTAGCCGCCGGCTAATCGCAGTCGCGGCTCGAGCCGAGCCGGAACGGCTTAGCGAGGACAATGCCCACCAG GAAGTCCACAAAGGCCATAAATTGTCAATGAGTGAGGATGCGGTCTCAGAGCATCAACAGAAAGCCAGTCagttaaagaaaagaattttttttggactcGGAATTGGGTTATCCGTAGGCATTGTCGTGTTGGCTGGAGGATGGGTATTCACAGCAGCTGTGGCAGCTGCTGTCTTTGTTGGTGCACGCGAGTATTTTGAATTGGTTAGGAGTCATGGAATTACTGCAGGGATGACACCTCCACCTCGATATGTGTCACGAGTTTGCTCTGTTATTTGTGCTCTCATGCCCCTAGTTACCTT GTATCGTGGTCAAATTGATGTTTCCGTTACATCTGCTGCCTTTTTTGTTGCTATGGCATTGCTTTTACAGAGAGGAAATCCTCGCTTTGCACAGCTTAGTAGCACAATGTTTGGGCTATTTTACTGTGGATATCTTCCTTGTTTCTGGGTTAAGCTTCGATGTGGCCTAGCAGCACCAGCCCTAAACACTA GTTTTGGATCAGCATGGCCCATCCTTCTTGGTGGACAAGCTCACTGGACTGTTGGTCTTGTGGCAACCTTGATTTCTTTCAGTAGCATAATTGCTGCTGACACTTATGCTTTTCTGGGTGGCAAG GCATTTGGTAGGACACCCCTTACTACTGTTAGCCCAAAGAAGACATGGGAAGGAACTATTGTAGGGTTGGGCGGTTGTATAGCCACTTCTGTTGTATTATCAAGGATATTTTGCTGGCCCAAATCTTTATTAAG CGCGATAGCTTTTGggtttctgaatttttttggctCCGTATTTGGTGATCTTACGGAATCCATGATCAAACGTGATGCGGGTGTAAAGGACTCTGGGTCTCTAATACCAGGACATG GAGGAATACTAGATAGAGTGGACAGTTACATGTTCACGGGTGCACTTGCATACTCCTTTGTCAAAACCTTCTTGCCACTTTATGGAGTTTGA
- the LOC18784834 gene encoding uncharacterized protein LOC18784834 isoform X2, whose translation MPKHDLSDTEHEETSENSSSESEEVGKPSNGQKDRVGSSVSEYEKQRLSRIAENRERMEALGLPKIASSVMGSGQKAKVFEDDEEYRPEEEESCSYSSQEEAMEEDDDDDYLGEKTSGSRRKKVKNKGSKSKKALPRSILSNNDFINDDEALKQAIAMSLQGSVEVSAVAHSGPLQRPNVDNAKVNERKGNNQIPEDTGRKRKKSFASRLQMTEDELVLHFFQFDENCNGGLSLRDLQRVATAHDFMWTDKELADMIRCFDSDGDGKLSLDEFRKIVVRCNMIKEPEQS comes from the exons ATGCCCAAACACGATCTCTCAGACACGGAACACGAAGAAACCTCCGAGAACTCAAGCTCAGAGTCAGAGGAGGTGGGAAAGCCCAGCAATGGCCAAAAAGACCGAGTGGGATCATCAGTCTCAGAGTACGAGAAGCAGAGGCTATCGAGAATTGCAGAAAACAGGGAAAGAATGGAGGCTCTAGGTCTGCCTAAAATTGCTTCTTCCGTAATGGGTTCGGGCCA GAAAGCCAAGGTCTTTGAGGACGATGAAGAGTATAGGCCTGAAGAGGAGGAATCTTGTTCATATTCTAGCCAGGAGGAAGCTATGGAGGAGGATGATGACGATGATTATTTGGGTGAAAAAACATCTGGGTCACGCAGAAAAAAG GTGAAGAATaaaggttcaaaatctaagaaGGCTCTTCCCCGAAGTATTTTGAGTAACAACGATTTCATCAATGATGACGAGGCGTTGAAGCAG GCAATTGCTATGTCATTACAAGGGTCGGTAGAAGTTTCAGCTGTGGCACATAGTGGGCCTTTACAGCGCCCTAATGTGGATAATGCTAAGGTTAACGAAAGAAAGGGAAACAATCAGATTCCGGAAGATACAGggaggaagaggaaaaaaTCG TTTGCTAGTCGGCTGCAGATGACAGAGGATGAGTTGGTTTTGCATTTCTTCCAGTTTGATG AGAACTGCAATGGAGGACTTTCTCTACGGGATTTACAAAGAGTGGCAACTGCTCATGATTTTATGTGGACTGATAAGGAGTTGGCTGACATGATTCGCTGTTTTGATAGTGATGGTGATGGGAAG CTGAGTTTGGATGAGTTTCGGAAGATTGTTGTTCGTTGCAACATGATAAAAGAGCCTGAACAGTCTTGA
- the LOC18784918 gene encoding vesicle-associated protein 1-2 yields the protein MSTGELLSIEPQELQFPFELRKQISCSLLLSNKTDSYIAFKVKTTNPKKYCVRPNTGVVSPRSTCDVIVTMQAQKEAPSDMQCKDKFLLQSVVAGPGATPKDITPEMFNKESGHNVEECKLRVLYVAPPRPPSPVHEGSEEGSSPRASVDNGSAIASEFKAASRAFAEQHEPQDNSSETRTLIVRLTEEKNSAIQQNNRLQQELDLLKRGANRSSSGIPFIYVVLVGLIGIILGYLLKKT from the exons ATGAGCACCGGCGAGCTTCTCAGCATCGAACCCCAAGAGCTCCAATTCCCTT TTGAATTGAGGAAGCAGATCTCTTGCTCTCTACTTCTCTCCAATAAGACCGATAGCTATATAGCTTTCAAG GTAAAGACAACAAATCCCAAAAAGTATTGTGTTAGACCCAACACTGGGGTTGTGTCCCCAAGGTCTACATGTGATGTTATAG TAACAATGCAAGCACAAAAGGAAGCACCTTCGGATATGCAATGCAAGGACAAGTTCCTTCTTCAGAGCGTAGTTGCTGGCCCCGGGGCTACCCCGAAGGATATCACTCCAGAGATG TTCAATAAGGAGTCGGGGCATAATGTTGAAGAGTGTAAGTTGAGGGTTCTCTATGTTGCTCCGCCTCGGCCACCATCTCCGGTTCATGAAGGTTCAGAGGAAGGTTCGTCACCCAGGGCTTCAGTGGACAACGGGAGTGCAATTGCTTCTGAGTTTAAAGct GCTTCAAGAGCTTTTGCCGAGCAACATGAGCCTCAAGATAACTCATCCGag ACTAGGACACTAATTGTGAGGCTGACTGAGGAGAAAAATTCTGCTATTCAGCAAAATAACAGGCTTCAGCAAGAACTG GATCTTTTGAAGCGCGGGGCCAACAGAAGCAGTAGCGGCATCCcatttatatatgttgttctagTTGGCTTGATTGGCATTATTTTGGGGTACCTTCTGAAGAAGACATGA